In Oryzias melastigma strain HK-1 linkage group LG14, ASM292280v2, whole genome shotgun sequence, the DNA window GTtagattttcataaaaacaaaaacatgaggatatatttgtcttatttgtgtgaatgagtctgtgactgtaaagctttgggcctttgaggaaggtagaaaagcactatacaagtatacactaTTTACCATTTAATTCAGGTGTCAAAGAGTTCAAAATAGATAAATTTATggtgtccaaaaatgtttttttgtgaaatgtgtcTAACTAAAAACCGTTGatttttcatacttttattttgaaagtcataTTTGGGATTTGATTTGTTCCTTCAGATACACTCATCCGTAGCTGTGGGGACTCCTGACTATTTGTCTCCAGAGATCTTAAGGACGGTGCAGAGAGGGGAAGGCTACGGTCTGGAATGTGACTGGTGGGCTTTAGGCATCTGTGCCTATGAGATGCTGCTGGGGATAACGCCATTCTACTCAGAGTCCATCTCTGAAACCTACGCCAAGATTATTAACTTTCAGGTACACAAACtaacaatcatttttaaaggaatgCATGAAAAACTGGCATTATTGTAAGCTATTATAAAGGAAATGATGCAgagaaaaccaaaataaaacaggaagtatgTTGTTATGGTGTAAATACTGGTTGTTCTGTTAAATAAACATGAAGGATTCATTCTTGTATTTCCTTATCTGTGATCTGCAGGAATATTTTGAGTTTCCACCTTCTGACGGCACAGTTTCAGAGAAGGCCCGCTCCCTGATCTCTGGATTAATCTGTGAGAGGGAGACCCGTCTGGGCCGGAGAGGCTCCAGTGACTTTAAGAGTCACCTGTTTTTCCACAGTGTGGACTGGGACTCGCTGCATGACCTTCCTGCTCCCTTCCTGCCTGAAGTCTCCAATCCGACCGACACGTCCAACTTTGACATTGTAGAGGACTGTCTTCCTGACATGGTATCAACCTaaagcagaaacaaaacttagtattttttgtgttataaagCTCAAATTtgagcctttttttattttttcattggattcaattacttttctctttaaatgtaATCATACATGAAAGCCTTAAAGTTGCCACTTGGCTTCATCTccaaaaactgaaccaaatgtatctttaaaaagcttttttatttcaaaaaatataaataagttaataagttaaaaaacctaaattagcaaaaatagctagcatgtagcatgaatattacctaaattccaaaacagcctaaaaaatagaaaaaatccaaaattagcttaaaggtttggcatgtagctgaaatattagctaaactccaaattagcctaaaaaaaaccttaataaatgccaaaatagtccaagaagctagcataatgccattataattcTCAACTCTGACTCCAGATAACAccaagtaacgactaatcaactagtaaattagtcgtcgactattttaatagtcgattagtcgtcgattatttgactaatcgtggcagccctaaacaGAATAAAGATGCTTAAGAAATGTAACTCGCTAATACTAATACCACCTTTGCTAATTCTTCATCACTCAGGAAACGCTGTCTGATGTCATGAACACTGCCCCAATAGGAGTACACCTGGCTTTCATCGGATACTCCTACAACACCATCAGGTCAAAGGAAACTTTATCACCTTTAGGGTCGATCATCTCcagatttttattgttcattttttatagcCAAGGGGAGACTCGAAGCCCCAGCCAAGACATCATGATGCAGATTGACCAAACGCAGCACAGGAACTGTGAGAACCGGTTCACACTGGAGAAAATGGTGAGTCTCCTTCACCAGCGGGAACGTCTGGGATTTGACGTGTCATGATTGTTTATGATCTGATGTGAATTTAGAGTCACAATTTACCTGACAACTCGCCCACGCCAATGGAGCTTCCACCTCCAATGGAGCAAAGCTGCACCGCGTCGACGGACATCTCTGAGGAGGAGATCCGAGGGTCAGAACTTAATGAACGGCTGCAAAGGTATCTTCTTCTTATACTGGAAATTCAAAAATTTTACATAATAATATACAACTATATGacattaaaatttgatttaataatcaaaataaagataataataaagtttacaTAAATTTGATtatctgaataaaaacattgttttcttccaaacagagagttaaaCGAAGCAAAGAGAAGATGCCTTGATTTGGAAAAAGAGACAGCAAGTTTGAAAGAGGAGAGACTCACCTGGAGATCTGAGAAGGGTATGATCGAATCAATGATCAAATCAAccaaatttaagacaaaaactaatatttgCATCTTAAACTGTGATGTTTATATTGGCTTTGACTacatttagtatttatttagtaattttgtatctcaaataattaaaaagaaaaaatcatatGGGATCATTTTATGAGTTTCCATTGTGATTCacgattgttttttaaataagtcacagaaaatatttaatttagtttaaaaaaaaaaaactattttgactCTTTTAGAAGCATTAATAggcaaaaaatatgattaaaaatcaCAGTTActgaaaatctaataaaaatcttaatcttaaaaaatcagatttggacatattcttaatttttcttctaaaattcaccaatgactgaaaaaaaaataataaagaaaatcaagtttaATGTTCTTGGAAAACTAAATCTGATCATCACATCCAGAAAGATgagatttttaaagatggactgttaatatttcaaattgaaacatttgctttgtttattttcttaaacaatCTTAGGTCAAAACTAAGAATCACTGTATAATTTTGCATATCATCTCTCGTATTTAACAACTGAAAACATAATTGATGCAACTTTGTATGCGTGCTGTCGGCGGGTGTAAAAATGGGCAAGCAGGCGGCACGCACAAAATATCAGTCATAGACCGCTCGGTGAGCCCATTGAGCGAAAAtgtacatgcatttttttttctatgggcatgctgcgggcaacaggtcATACCAAACACTTATGCAAAACAAAAGAGGGAAGTAGGTAAGAAAGACGCAGTCTCGTTGTACagatttattattgtttttcagtCTCCCCAAAACCTGAACACTGTTCAAGGGACTCGTTAGTGTTGTTCAAGTGATTAGTGCGCGCTCCTTGCATGCATACTGGCTGTTAGAATTTAGTGTAGTAATAATAATCctgacacgactttgacttcatctgccacttcaaattaaggggaagggttaaggggaagggagaagggaagaattcggatcgggccttagTGTTttacctgacgttgatacagatgttcagaattggtcagcaaaatataaagtttgaatgagTGACTCCACTTCCTTGATTGCTGCTttgccctcataattcctgaccaacgactgaagagatctttgaTCACAtggtttacaagctttggttcaaaagaGAAATGTCCATTAATACAGAGCAAACACAAGCTTCAGGACTCAATCTAGAACAAATTAAGATGACTGACTTTTCCACTCGGAACACACTCTTACATCAGCCTTGCAAATACTTTCCAATACAAGAATCGAAAGTTTCATTTTCAGGAAACAAGTCTCTGAGAAACTGAAAGACACACCTGTGTTTCTTTAGAACCTGTGAAAAACCCTCATCGGGCTCGACAACCTAAAGACCTCTAGCCTCCacatgggtgcatgtgactaaggcttaaaggTCATTCATTTAGTTGAAAGTCTCAATCATAAAAGTCCTAAACCTTCCATAGaccaattcaattcaatccatttgtattaaaatagcccaatattacaacacagttgtctcaatggTCCAAGAGGCAGTTTTAGTGTCCTCAAGTCAGCCATGGTGACTCACAAACCCGACTACTTCTGCTAATACTGGAGGCTGTCAGAGCAGAGCAGTAAGTCACTGCATCTCTCTGAAAATAGTCTTGGAATGTGTGAACTTCAATGCCCATCACTGATGTCACCAGTACTATAAACTCATGATGCTCTAGGATAGACATCAAGCTACTGTTGTCTCTGGACTGTATTACCGTCTGTCTCCACCTTCTGTCTGTCTTTCACAGCATCATGTTCATCATCAcggacatgtttttgtttgtttgagtgtttttgctTCCAGTGCACCCTGCTGATGCTCCTCTCTTTCTACAATCGTAGAGCTGCATTTCAGCCAACCATCTCTTACTCTGTCCTTCCACTGTCTGGATGCACCGGAGGATGTAAGCTCGTCTTTAAACcacttatgtttttttctgtctaacaCACCATGTAAACAGAACGTGCACCTGtcacacttttaaaatgaaccTTTGCAGCTTCTTGTCAAGTTGCTGGAGTAATGGAGGACATTGATCATCTCTGAATGTGTTACAGAAGGAGACGACCCCCCCAGTCTGTCAGTACCCCCTGGTGATTCACATCCACCGACATCTGGTTCTCTTCCACAGGGTGAGAGCCCACAAAACTCTACTGAAGACTTCAAACCTCCGAGCCATGTGCTTCGAGAACAAGCTAGCTGAAATAAAAGGATGTgctataaaaaatgtgtttttaggagCAGAAAATGTTTCCCATTTAAGCTTTTTGAATTCCACTTTCACTCACTTGACAGAAGTAGTTGTTTAATCGCTCAAATAGAACTTTCAGTTTTAGACTATTTCTGATCGTGAAACAATAATTTATGTTCCAGGAGTCAATTTAGAAAAGCATCTGTTTGATCTGCATCAGAAatcctcatttatttttagatgctAACCTTTGACTGAACTCAGAAGTGAACCCTGCAGCGAATGTGAACACAGATGGATGATTGAGCTGCAGTCAGATAATTAACAAATTGATTAATGTGTTTCCATTTTAGTCTCTTTTTAGACTcttccttgttttatttttctctagaAGATTTTCTGATAAAGTTTGACAATTTTGTTGGAAACCCGTGTTAATGTTTAGTTCAATAAAGGGCTACATCGCTAAAGGTTGAATCTCAGTAgcagcatttctgtttagagattgaacatgtttttttttaaacattcctGATTTTACCcaaggatggatgaatagagGGATCATCAAAGAGGCAGATCCACTTTAACCTTTCTCCCTCATGATGTCTAATAATCACATTTAATagatttcacacttttttaatcAGATGTTTTCTTCTCCTGCAGGTTCGTCTGCCACAGATGAGAAGTGAATCCTACTTGCTGGCGTGTGCAGAAGGGGGTGATTTCCAAGTTTGGTAGATTTGAGCTTTCAAGAGGCTCAACAGACGAAACCCCAACAGTGCTGCATCACAACTGTTCCACCTCCTCAAAGGAACCAATGAATGAGCCCTCCAGCCTCATTCTTCTGCATGTTAATACTTATGATATGAAATGTTGACGTAgcaacaaaactacattttttgggAGATCTTTGATGAAAAATCTGGAAACAGTTAAGATGAAAAGCACCAAATGCAGTAGTAAAAGAGTTGGACTTCACCTTGCCTGGTTATCAAAAACACCCGTATATGCAGAtgatgttttaatatattttaatttaaaaaaatgtaaaaatcacattttactGTATGACATTAATAGTAGTGATTCGATTTTAAGTGACTTGGGGAAAGACCACGCATCTTAGACCATATTGGTGTATATAGTGatgattttatgactttttcctcaGAATCAGGCATCCATACCTATGAGTGGTTTTTACATTTGCAGCACACATACCGGGTTGTTTGCTGTGCCTTCAGTAGGATTCAGAATCTTTAAAATGctgtaggttttttttattttaaactaaatgtgtttttctattaaatgaatgtggtttaaataaaaaataaccagaGTTTTTGGGTTTTAACTTTCAACTCTTAGACCTTTTCACTTTTAACAAGTTCAAGGACCTGTAAACGTTTACTCTAAGTTACTCTATTAAACAAATTTCtgtcttcattatttttttttctctgtactTCTGGGCATAAGAAAaatacttgagattattttaggatgttttgtagttttcaaaaattcaaattgacatgattttaattcagtttagtACATTTTTAAGTACAAAATTAACCAGTTCTGCATCATTTGACTCTTTTTGGAGTTCACTCACTAAaaagattttatatttaatcacgtgaaataaatatatttagagaaacaaaatgaaaaaaagtaaatatttaaattattttaaaaaatatctacgtttttttaaagataaataaataataatgaaaaatcacatttattatttcatttttttgacttaataaaacacaagttaacATCAGTGTAAAGTATTAACTGGAATTAGGGCAAATATAAAAGACTTTCTTCTATTTCGTTTACATGAAGAACTAGAAGGTTTGTGTTCAAATTGAGAATCAGTggagcacatttttttaagtataagaTTGCATCAAGGCGGCTTAGTTTCATTTTATCACAGAATTTTGTGTATTTGAGAGAAATACAGTGACTGTGTGctgtttaaaataatgttttttttttttttttcaaatttgtacaTGAAATCGATAAACATTACATGTATAGTGGACACATTGTGATCTGGGTTAACAGGAGCCTCCTCGTGCGCTGCTGACCGAGAGTATCAGTGAAAATTGGATTACCGTTGAAGAAAGAGAAGAGGGAGGTAGGGGTGTTTCAAGGACAGACAGAGAGGATGAACAATAATGGAGGACAAAAAGTAGAGtttgaaaaaaggtaaaactgaAGTGTATTAGATGCAAGACCTACTGGAAAAGTAACTAGGCttataaaagaaaagcaaaaagttcaAGTGCCAGAGAGTGCAGCATCTGCAAATAACCCAAAGACTGAAAGAAAAGCTGTGGATTCTTCTGTAGTAGTTTTCCAGATATAAATCCTGGTAAGGAGCTGAAAAAGTCATCTTGAAAGCTCATCCTTTAAACCTAAGACATTTGGAGTACTTTGCTTTTGAGACACGAGTAAAAACTCCTCAGTCAGGTGCAGAGCTCTTGACTGCTGCAGAAATCCTTTCATGcccttaaaaatatttccaaaccttgttattaaaaaaatgattatgttTAGTCCTGTGATGGGCTGTAatctgtccaggatgtaccctGGCTTCACTTAATAgtggctgggttaggctccagcaaccccatgaacCTAAAAGGAATTGGGCGTgtttagatggatggatggatgaatcatGTTGAGCCCAATGATGAACTGGTTCCTTGTCTAAGGGGTACACAGCTTTAACCCTAAAAAGTgattgggataggctccagcaaccacatgTTTCCAAAACTTGTTGAACTggttagaaaatggatggatggatggattttgttCAGTCCCTTGACGGACTCGTGACCTGTCCCAACAGTGttttggataggctccagcaaccccccaTTAAAATGGAGGAATGGATTATTGACATTTAGCAACAACCCCCCAAAATcagtcttttttaatgtttctttatgcaacattttttaattggcagagtttatttttatatgtataataGGAATTAGTGATGACCTCATCCTTTCTGGCTTAAAAAAGTATCTTGACACTTGCAGAACAAGGGCTACACTTTGCCTTGTCTGCGCATGCTCACTCCCCTCCATCTGTCACCCACAAATAAAAGCCTCCAGGGGTTCAGTCCCACAGAGGTCTTTGTGTGATCAATATATCGTCTTGTTATCAATCTGATGTTAGGCATCGGTGGTACAGCAGCATCCTTCACGCGATTGGCTGTAGCAGTCAGGCCTCGTCACGTGACTGGGTGCTTACATTGGAGCGTGGTCTGCTCCGATCACCTGATCTGAGCCGCCACATTGCTGCCCCGCCTCCCCAGTGTTGTTTAGTCCCGCTTTGTCTGCGTTTGACCGTCACTCCCCCCTTCCTCCCATAACACCCCGACGGTCACCATGTCCTCGCTACTGAGCCCCTTCTCCGTCCGCGAGGGTCCCTGCGACAGGAGGCTCGGCCCGAGCTCCGCGTGCCATCAGCGCGCGGCCGCGGCGGGGCTGGCCTCTCCCGCGGCGCACGAGCGCACGGCCGCGGAGGCGAGGAGGACGCTGGCCGCCGCCGCGGTGGGAGGACGGAAAATCACGCATCCGGGAAAAGCGATCCTTGCAGgttgatgatttatttattggttttcaTGCGTTCAGTGAGATTAGTGGATTCTCGCCTCGTTGCAACCTAATCTCAATCTGTCGCGCATCATGGCTGTCCGCGCAGAAGTGGGTCAAAAGAGGCTGCTTCAGATCTGCCTTTGCCCCAATTCCCCCCTCAGATCCGTGTTTCAATACGAAATAATTGCTAATAAACTGGGatcaaaatcctaaattatccaGGAATAAACCAGAGTTATCCACAGTGGATGTTTTTGTCCTGCAGGTGGAATAGCAGGAGGAATAGAAATATGCATCACCTTCCCCACAGAGTATGTGAAGACTCAGCTGCAGCTGGATGAGAGAGCCAACCCGCCTCGATACAGAGGGATCGGTAGGTCACAGAGGTCTACATCAGGCCAAGTTAACATCCATGATGTCACACACCTGACATCACAGTGTTTTCTGCTCCAGCCTGGTTGGcatcatgttttttgtgtgcttgCAGGTGATTGTGTGAAGCTGACAGTGCAAGATCACGGCCTCAGAGGGTTGTATCGGGGTCTCAGCTCCCTCCTCTTTGGGTCAATACCCAAATCTGCTGTCAGGTGAAAACTCCTTTAATTTGGAGCTGCAACAAACCACTTCAGCTTCACTGAAAGGCAGAAAAATAGAGGATAAATGCTCCACTAAATTGTGTTGAGCCAGACAACAATTCTCCTTGATAATGACATATATTATGATGCTCCTTTCAAAACTATACTGAAATGCATTTTAGCAAAGCAATAACACCCCAAAataataccgtatatcttccaataatAGCCCCGGCGTTTATTCCAATAATTTGGCAGCCGGCCCGGCCTTTATAAGAGACAGGCATTTATCTGAGACCGGCGTTTATTCCGCCACACACAGAATGAAGATGGCTAATTGGTTCAAACTCGATCACAAAATATAGACAACACTGGATGAACATTTCAATAATATTTCcagatttattaaaattttcagAACAATAAGGTAATAGGCTACCATTAGCATCAAGAAACTGGGTAATATGACAGGAACGATTTTTTGTCAAGAAATGCTATAAACGCTAGTCTGTTCCAGTCCAACTCTCCCACAAAAGCGTTCATCGGTCCAACAAATTCACTAGGTAACAGGATGAAattaaaatcagcaaaaacagctaTAGAATAAGAAACACTTTCTTTCCGCAACTTTCTCGCCATAATGCCGAAGACGCTGACCGGGACCAGTCCGACTCCTCCCCAAAAGCATCCATCAGTCCAAAAAAATCACTAAGTTATGCAATAACGTCCAACTTGGCTCAGAAAACAGCCAcgggaacaaaaacattttatttttagaactttctCGCCACAATGCCGCTGGCATTGTACCGGTACCAGCCCGACTCCTTCACAAAAGCATTCACCGGCCCGACTAATCCCTTACAAAACATGAGGAAATGCAACAAGCTCAGAACCCTAGCATGCCGGTACAAGAgatccaataaaaacaataaacaacagtACTCACCACTGTCTGAATCGGAGATGATTGCTTCGTTATTTTCCGGTTCATCCTCATCTTCCGCGTCTTGTGATGACAGCACAGCTGCTCCCGCAGTCTGCCGCGCAGTTTGAAGTTCTGCTCTCCCAGCATGACATGGCTGTGGATCAGATCATCCTCAGATCCATGGCATGCATTGATGATTGGTGATCTTGAAGGATTTTCTGATCACTTCTGGGGTGATTTCTTGCCACGCTGAAGCTATCCATGTAACCAGCAAACGCAGAGCGGGCGCTTTTATATTCCCGCTGGATGTCCACTCTTTATCTTCGTCCCCGAGCATCCATTTGTCATAAAATTCTCGAAGCTGATCTTTGAAGGGCTTGTTCCACACAaattcaacaacaacaaccaccagCCTGAAAGacgctcttcttcttcttgttgttcttcttcttcttgttcttcttcttgttcttcttcttcttcttcttgttcttcttgttgttgttgttgttgttgttgttgttgttgttcttcttcttcttcttctttgttttcttgcttaAATGGCAGACGGCACTAGCTTCAGAGTGCAATTCCGCCTCCTAGTGTTTAGGAGTATGAATTGGCCGGGCCGGCTACCATTAAAGACCGGCGTCTAATAACAACAGCACGTGTTACACCCGGCTTTTAATGGAGATCGGCGTCTATCAGAGACCggctactattggaagatatacggtatatATGAAAAGCTAAACACACCAAcattatagttttaaaatgtttaaattcatattttctgtagtttttttagcatttcctcataaaatgatcataatattttaactaaagTCTTTCACCGTAGCAAATGTCATGCCTGACGTTGGTACAGACGTTGAAAACCggtcagcgaaatataaagttcGAATAATTGAACTTTCTCGACAAGGATTGAAAAACGCAGGACTTCCTATTCTTTCTTtagttgctttgccccgccctcgtaattcctggccaatgaccgAAGatatctttagtcacatggttttgctTACAAGTTTGGTTCGGAGCAGAAATGTCTGGTTGACGGCAGTcagaatacagaccaaacacatgGCCCAGGACTCAGTCCAGACCAACAAactttccagtctgaatatactCTAaaaccttgtttccactgagtggtgcggtccagtattttgtgcgttttcattgtaaaatggacccattaaacagtaccgacctGTACCTCTCGGGGGCCCTtatcggttgtaggtccatagaaaaggGAAACAGTTGCGGTGGAGCAGCcttagccacccgttgatttggcagaaagtgatggccacattagaaagcaccagtatagcacTCGTTTCAGCTAACGTTTCCGATGTTTGTAAGCattcctgttatacatgatgatccgtattttccggagtacaaa includes these proteins:
- the LOC112142602 gene encoding myotonin-protein kinase isoform X2; protein product: MSLSSDLGSSDLVKSPQISGPAGLQTLLDLLTGVYQEFYSSPFSREKYVSGFLQWAEPLVRGVQRMCIKREDFHILKVIGRGTFSEVAVARMQRTNQVYALKIMNKWNLLRRGETACYQEEREVLLKGDKRWITELHYAFQDDNYLYLAMDYYPGGDLLTLLSKFGDRIPEAMAQFYLAQMVLAIDSVHRLGYVHRDIKPDNILLAANGHIRLGDFGSCLRLQEDGMIHSSVAVGTPDYLSPEILRTVQRGEGYGLECDWWALGICAYEMLLGITPFYSESISETYAKIINFQEYFEFPPSDGTVSEKARSLISGLICERETRLGRRGSSDFKSHLFFHSVDWDSLHDLPAPFLPEVSNPTDTSNFDIVEDCLPDMETLSDVMNTAPIGVHLAFIGYSYNTISQGETRSPSQDIMMQIDQTQHRNCENRFTLEKMSHNLPDNSPTPMELPPPMEQSCTASTDISEEEIRGSELNERLQRELNEAKRRCLDLEKETASLKEERLTWRSEKEGDDPPSLSVPPGDSHPPTSGSLPQGSSATDEK
- the LOC112142602 gene encoding myotonin-protein kinase isoform X4, producing the protein MELTETRGVVFVCCIQTACYQEEREVLLKGDKRWITELHYAFQDDNYLYLAMDYYPGGDLLTLLSKFGDRIPEAMAQFYLAQMVLAIDSVHRLGYVHRDIKPDNILLAANGHIRLGDFGSCLRLQEDGMIHSSVAVGTPDYLSPEILRTVQRGEGYGLECDWWALGICAYEMLLGITPFYSESISETYAKIINFQEYFEFPPSDGTVSEKARSLISGLICERETRLGRRGSSDFKSHLFFHSVDWDSLHDLPAPFLPEVSNPTDTSNFDIVEDCLPDMETLSDVMNTAPIGVHLAFIGYSYNTISQGETRSPSQDIMMQIDQTQHRNCENRFTLEKMSHNLPDNSPTPMELPPPMEQSCTASTDISEEEIRGSELNERLQRELNEAKRRCLDLEKETASLKEERLTWRSEKELHFSQPSLTLSFHCLDAPEDKETTPPVCQYPLVIHIHRHLVLFHRVRLPQMRSESYLLACAEGGDFQVW
- the LOC112142602 gene encoding myotonin-protein kinase isoform X1, which produces MSLSSDLGSSDLVKSPQISGPAGLQTLLDLLTGVYQEFYSSPFSREKYVSGFLQWAEPLVRGVQRMCIKREDFHILKVIGRGTFSEVAVARMQRTNQVYALKIMNKWNLLRRGETACYQEEREVLLKGDKRWITELHYAFQDDNYLYLAMDYYPGGDLLTLLSKFGDRIPEAMAQFYLAQMVLAIDSVHRLGYVHRDIKPDNILLAANGHIRLGDFGSCLRLQEDGMIHSSVAVGTPDYLSPEILRTVQRGEGYGLECDWWALGICAYEMLLGITPFYSESISETYAKIINFQEYFEFPPSDGTVSEKARSLISGLICERETRLGRRGSSDFKSHLFFHSVDWDSLHDLPAPFLPEVSNPTDTSNFDIVEDCLPDMETLSDVMNTAPIGVHLAFIGYSYNTISQGETRSPSQDIMMQIDQTQHRNCENRFTLEKMSHNLPDNSPTPMELPPPMEQSCTASTDISEEEIRGSELNERLQRELNEAKRRCLDLEKETASLKEERLTWRSEKELHFSQPSLTLSFHCLDAPEDKETTPPVCQYPLVIHIHRHLVLFHRVRLPQMRSESYLLACAEGGDFQVW
- the LOC112142602 gene encoding myotonin-protein kinase isoform X3; translated protein: MCIKREDFHILKVIGRGTFSEVAVARMQRTNQVYALKIMNKWNLLRRGETACYQEEREVLLKGDKRWITELHYAFQDDNYLYLAMDYYPGGDLLTLLSKFGDRIPEAMAQFYLAQMVLAIDSVHRLGYVHRDIKPDNILLAANGHIRLGDFGSCLRLQEDGMIHSSVAVGTPDYLSPEILRTVQRGEGYGLECDWWALGICAYEMLLGITPFYSESISETYAKIINFQEYFEFPPSDGTVSEKARSLISGLICERETRLGRRGSSDFKSHLFFHSVDWDSLHDLPAPFLPEVSNPTDTSNFDIVEDCLPDMETLSDVMNTAPIGVHLAFIGYSYNTISQGETRSPSQDIMMQIDQTQHRNCENRFTLEKMSHNLPDNSPTPMELPPPMEQSCTASTDISEEEIRGSELNERLQRELNEAKRRCLDLEKETASLKEERLTWRSEKELHFSQPSLTLSFHCLDAPEDKETTPPVCQYPLVIHIHRHLVLFHRVRLPQMRSESYLLACAEGGDFQVW